A single Inediibacterium massiliense DNA region contains:
- the rsxA gene encoding electron transport complex subunit RsxA, whose product MSIGGLFVILVSSILVNNFVLSKFLGICPFLGVSKQVETATGMGMAVTFVMTIASIVTWIIQKFILVPYGLEFLQTIAFILVIAALVQFVEMVIQKVSPTLYQALGVYLPLITTNCAVLGVAILNIQSDYNLIETIVNGVGAAIGFSLAIILFAGIREKLEISDVPELFKGFPIALITASLMSIAFLGFAGLV is encoded by the coding sequence ATGTCTATAGGCGGATTATTTGTTATACTTGTAAGCAGTATACTTGTAAACAACTTTGTACTTTCCAAGTTCTTAGGAATTTGTCCATTTTTAGGAGTATCCAAACAAGTTGAAACTGCTACAGGAATGGGAATGGCTGTTACTTTTGTTATGACCATTGCATCTATTGTTACATGGATTATTCAAAAGTTTATATTGGTTCCTTATGGATTAGAATTTTTACAAACAATAGCTTTTATTTTAGTTATTGCGGCATTGGTTCAATTTGTAGAGATGGTTATTCAAAAGGTAAGTCCTACTCTATATCAAGCACTAGGAGTATATTTACCACTGATTACTACAAACTGTGCTGTACTTGGGGTTGCAATTTTAAATATTCAATCTGATTATAATTTAATTGAAACGATTGTAAATGGTGTTGGAGCTGCAATTGGATTTTCTCTTGCAATCATTTTATTTGCAGGAATCAGAGAAAAACTTGAGATTTCAGATGTACCTGAACTATTTAAAGGTTTTCCAATTGCATTAATTACTGCAAGCTTGATGTCTATTGCCTTTTTAGGTTTCGCAGGACTTGTATAA
- a CDS encoding penicillin-binding transpeptidase domain-containing protein, whose product MIEKLKDRHNQVILFFTIFIFILIIRLFTLTVVQGEKYKKMAENIRIKKIPISAPRGDIRDRYGRLLATSEPSFTVQIMKNELIDEKINKVAIKLLNIFIENSEKYQDNFPIILENGKFSYTFDKEIQEWLTSQGLTGVKDAKDAFSLLRQQLGINKNLNDYEAQTEMQTSHNVYPPISVKTMKFIPEMKKENFLQKYNLKENMNAKDAFVALKEKFKIKDEYSDEDVRKILVIRHELKEQGYRQYQPVKIALNVSAKTVSTIEESSMDLPGVNVEVDPIRYYPNGNLASHILGYLGKISDQEQKTFTAAKGYTPNSLIGKDGLERVYEEKLKGKDGAKYVEVDVIGRLVNVLREQKPQKGETLYLSIDAKLQKIAEDALEHALKQIQVGGSFKSEWGDYKYSAFPNATSGAVVALDVNTGEVLALANYPSFDPNLFATGISSEAWKLVQDENPRDPLSPLPLYNVATKTAVQPGSIFKMMTGLAAIEQGLDPHLQLYDDGYIKLGGRSFGCWLWNGYHRKHGPVDLYKALEVSCNYYFYNVSTGWDHYKNKSLGINMGADKILEYAKMFGLGQSTGIEISESAYGLPNPQQKLANTKILLKRDVASHARKYFEETILKDEKKLEEQIQKIVDWTDENPSRGELIHRIGKLDVKKDQVEPLADLAKFNYYIQAKWTKGDTFNLAIGQGQHAYTPLQIANYIATLSNGGYKNEVHLVNKVGSSETDEKIEHKREKVPLKDSENLKHVKIGMDRVTQEEQGTGSKTFLRFPIKVSAKTGTAEKSGKIQPKDEVAYLEKYMGRIAPGISRSAIQQKTKEYMKTYKNEGMAMRKAIKDLSNGRITDAVLDQYKPDYDNFAWFVSYAPSDHPQIAVVSLIFQGGHGGYASPIAREIIAEYFGLNSEEYDKIQLGNTLTN is encoded by the coding sequence ATGATAGAAAAATTAAAAGATAGACATAATCAAGTAATTTTATTTTTTACCATATTTATATTTATTCTAATTATTAGACTATTTACTCTTACAGTTGTACAGGGAGAAAAATATAAAAAAATGGCAGAAAATATTCGAATTAAAAAAATTCCTATTTCTGCTCCGAGAGGAGATATAAGAGATCGATATGGAAGATTATTGGCTACTAGTGAGCCAAGCTTTACAGTTCAAATCATGAAAAATGAGCTCATTGATGAAAAAATTAATAAAGTAGCCATAAAACTTCTGAATATTTTTATCGAGAATAGTGAAAAATACCAAGATAATTTTCCTATTATTCTAGAAAATGGTAAATTTTCTTATACATTTGACAAGGAAATACAGGAGTGGCTTACTTCTCAAGGATTAACAGGGGTAAAGGATGCAAAGGATGCTTTTAGCTTGTTAAGACAACAATTAGGAATTAATAAAAACTTAAATGATTATGAAGCTCAAACTGAAATGCAAACATCACATAATGTATATCCTCCAATTTCTGTAAAAACTATGAAATTTATACCAGAAATGAAAAAAGAGAATTTTCTACAAAAATATAATTTAAAAGAAAATATGAATGCAAAAGATGCTTTTGTGGCTTTAAAAGAAAAGTTTAAAATAAAAGACGAATATTCTGATGAAGATGTTAGAAAGATATTAGTCATTAGACATGAATTAAAGGAACAAGGATACAGGCAATATCAACCTGTAAAAATCGCATTAAATGTTTCGGCTAAAACAGTCTCGACCATAGAAGAATCAAGTATGGATCTTCCAGGTGTAAATGTGGAAGTAGATCCTATTAGGTACTATCCTAATGGGAATTTAGCATCTCATATTTTAGGATATTTAGGGAAAATTTCTGATCAGGAACAAAAAACATTTACAGCAGCCAAAGGATATACTCCAAATTCACTCATAGGAAAAGATGGATTAGAAAGAGTATATGAAGAAAAACTAAAAGGAAAAGATGGAGCAAAATATGTAGAAGTAGATGTAATTGGAAGACTTGTAAATGTATTAAGAGAACAAAAGCCTCAAAAAGGAGAAACTTTGTATCTATCTATTGATGCAAAGCTTCAAAAGATAGCAGAGGATGCCCTAGAACACGCATTAAAACAAATTCAAGTAGGAGGAAGTTTTAAGAGTGAGTGGGGTGACTACAAATATAGCGCCTTTCCAAATGCTACTTCAGGTGCAGTAGTAGCGCTAGATGTAAATACTGGTGAAGTATTAGCTCTTGCAAATTATCCATCCTTTGATCCTAATTTATTTGCAACGGGTATATCCTCAGAAGCATGGAAATTAGTACAAGATGAAAATCCAAGAGATCCACTATCGCCTCTTCCTCTTTATAATGTGGCTACTAAAACAGCAGTACAGCCTGGATCTATTTTTAAAATGATGACAGGGTTAGCTGCTATAGAACAAGGACTAGATCCACATTTACAGTTATATGATGATGGTTATATAAAATTAGGGGGAAGAAGCTTTGGATGTTGGTTATGGAATGGCTATCATAGAAAACATGGACCAGTAGATCTTTATAAAGCTTTAGAGGTTTCTTGTAACTATTATTTTTATAATGTATCCACAGGATGGGATCATTATAAAAATAAGTCTTTAGGTATTAATATGGGAGCAGACAAAATTTTAGAATATGCCAAAATGTTTGGGCTCGGTCAGTCTACAGGTATTGAAATTAGTGAAAGTGCTTATGGCCTTCCAAATCCTCAACAAAAACTAGCCAATACTAAAATTCTTTTAAAGAGAGATGTTGCATCTCATGCTAGAAAATATTTTGAAGAAACTATATTAAAAGATGAGAAAAAGCTAGAGGAACAAATTCAAAAAATTGTAGATTGGACAGATGAAAATCCATCTAGAGGAGAGCTTATCCATAGAATTGGTAAATTAGATGTAAAAAAAGATCAAGTAGAACCTTTGGCAGATTTAGCAAAATTTAATTATTATATTCAAGCAAAATGGACAAAAGGAGATACTTTTAACTTAGCTATTGGACAAGGACAACATGCTTATACCCCTTTACAGATTGCGAATTATATTGCAACCCTTTCTAATGGAGGATATAAAAATGAAGTTCATCTTGTAAATAAAGTAGGAAGTAGTGAAACGGATGAAAAAATAGAGCATAAAAGAGAAAAGGTACCTCTTAAAGATTCTGAGAACTTAAAGCATGTAAAAATTGGAATGGATAGAGTAACACAAGAGGAGCAAGGGACGGGTAGTAAAACATTTTTAAGATTTCCTATTAAGGTATCTGCAAAAACAGGAACAGCTGAAAAATCAGGAAAGATTCAGCCAAAGGATGAAGTGGCATATTTAGAAAAATATATGGGACGTATTGCTCCAGGAATTTCTAGAAGTGCGATTCAGCAAAAAACAAAAGAATATATGAAAACATATAAAAACGAAGGAATGGCCATGAGAAAAGCTATTAAGGATTTAAGCAATGGTCGTATTACAGATGCAGTACTAGATCAATATAAACCCGATTATGATAACTTTGCATGGTTTGTATCCTATGCGCCTAGTGATCATCCTCAAATTGCAGTAGTTTCTCTTATTTTTCAAGGGGGACATGGAGGATATGCTTCTCCTATAGCAAGAGAGATTATTGCAGAATATTTTGGACTGAATTCAGAAGAATATGACAAAATTCAGTTAGGGAATACACTTACAAATTAG
- a CDS encoding Gx transporter family protein produces the protein MKTKKILYLSLITTIGIALNILESFIPLPISGVPGAKLGLANIVNLVALIVFGLKYGLIVGILRSILATLGTGAVTGLFYSLAGAIVSTMIMWVVYKFFSKQFSLIGVSIFGALGHNIAQLSVASFMIHNTLIFTYLPLMMLMSLFTGYFIGLSSKYISNHLKNILGNNNYQIKKL, from the coding sequence ATGAAGACAAAGAAGATCTTATATTTATCACTGATTACTACTATTGGGATTGCTTTAAATATTTTAGAATCTTTTATACCATTACCTATTTCAGGAGTTCCAGGAGCAAAGCTAGGGCTTGCAAATATTGTAAATCTAGTCGCTTTAATTGTATTTGGACTAAAGTATGGCCTGATTGTAGGAATACTAAGAAGTATTTTAGCAACATTAGGTACAGGGGCAGTGACAGGTCTTTTTTACAGCTTAGCAGGAGCTATTGTGAGTACAATGATTATGTGGGTGGTTTATAAGTTTTTTTCTAAACAATTTAGTTTAATTGGTGTGAGTATATTTGGAGCATTAGGTCATAATATTGCGCAACTTAGTGTGGCAAGTTTTATGATTCATAATACACTCATATTTACCTATTTACCACTTATGATGCTTATGAGTTTATTTACTGGATATTTTATAGGTCTTAGTTCTAAATATATTTCAAATCATTTAAAAAACATTTTAGGAAATAATAACTATCAAATAAAAAAATTGTAG
- a CDS encoding RnfABCDGE type electron transport complex subunit G, whose product MKEIMKLGIILLIITAVAAVVLGYSNEITKEPIAKQMEEANTKARQTVLPTATDFEMVDQGEFNGYENIVEVYKGMKDGEVVGYTVKTNPKGYGGEVEVMVGITADSVISGVNIGSHQETPGLGAKASGEFKDQYNDKSAESDLEVIKAGTPKDNEIMAISGATITSRAVTTGVNSAIKLFNEKLK is encoded by the coding sequence ATGAAAGAAATTATGAAATTAGGAATTATTTTATTAATCATTACAGCTGTGGCTGCTGTAGTACTAGGTTATAGCAATGAAATCACAAAAGAGCCAATCGCAAAGCAAATGGAAGAGGCAAATACAAAGGCTCGTCAAACTGTTTTACCTACAGCTACTGATTTTGAAATGGTAGATCAAGGTGAATTTAATGGATATGAAAATATTGTAGAAGTATATAAAGGAATGAAAGATGGAGAAGTTGTAGGATACACTGTAAAAACAAATCCAAAAGGATATGGTGGAGAAGTAGAAGTGATGGTAGGAATTACTGCTGATAGTGTAATTAGTGGTGTAAATATAGGAAGCCATCAAGAAACTCCAGGTCTTGGTGCAAAAGCATCTGGAGAATTTAAAGATCAATATAATGACAAAAGTGCAGAAAGTGACTTAGAAGTTATTAAGGCGGGAACACCTAAAGATAATGAAATTATGGCTATTTCAGGAGCTACTATTACATCAAGAGCAGTAACTACAGGTGTAAATAGTGCAATTAAATTATTTAATGAAAAATTAAAGTAG
- the rnfB gene encoding RnfABCDGE type electron transport complex subunit B, producing the protein MDISTLVGPVVSLGGMGLVFGAGLAYASQKFAVEVDPRITAIGEALPGANCGGCGYPGCGGLASAIVEGKAPVNGCPVGGSECAAKIAEIMGVSAGDNVKKVARVICNGTHANCKEKFDYSGIKDCKAAAMVSGGSKSCAYGCLGLGTCVTVCPFDAIHVTKDGVAKVDPEKCTSCGKCIEACPKNVIDLVPYEQNVVVDCNNKERGKSVKDNCSVGCIGCQLCVRSCPFEAITFENNLAKIDYSKCKNCMICAEKCPTGAIYANFEQRKKAEIVAENCIGCTICAKQCPVDAIEGELKQVHKVLEDKCIGCGACAEKCPKKTIVMK; encoded by the coding sequence ATGGATATTTCAACATTAGTAGGCCCAGTAGTCAGTTTAGGCGGAATGGGTCTAGTGTTCGGAGCAGGACTTGCATATGCTTCTCAAAAATTTGCTGTAGAAGTAGATCCTAGAATCACTGCAATTGGAGAAGCACTTCCAGGAGCAAACTGTGGAGGATGTGGATACCCAGGATGTGGAGGACTTGCAAGCGCTATCGTTGAAGGAAAAGCACCTGTAAATGGTTGTCCTGTTGGAGGAAGTGAATGTGCTGCTAAAATTGCAGAAATCATGGGAGTGTCTGCAGGAGATAATGTAAAAAAAGTAGCTAGAGTGATTTGTAATGGTACTCATGCAAACTGTAAAGAAAAATTTGATTACTCAGGAATTAAAGACTGTAAGGCAGCGGCAATGGTGAGCGGTGGAAGTAAAAGCTGTGCTTATGGATGTTTAGGACTAGGAACTTGTGTAACCGTATGTCCTTTTGATGCGATTCATGTTACAAAAGATGGAGTAGCAAAAGTAGACCCAGAAAAATGTACTTCATGTGGAAAATGTATAGAAGCATGTCCTAAAAATGTAATTGATTTAGTACCTTATGAACAAAATGTAGTAGTAGATTGTAACAATAAAGAGAGAGGTAAATCAGTAAAAGATAATTGTTCTGTAGGATGTATTGGTTGTCAACTTTGTGTAAGATCTTGTCCTTTTGAAGCCATTACATTTGAAAATAATCTTGCAAAGATTGATTATTCTAAATGTAAAAATTGTATGATTTGTGCTGAAAAATGTCCAACAGGAGCTATATATGCAAACTTTGAACAAAGAAAAAAAGCTGAGATTGTTGCTGAAAATTGTATAGGATGTACCATTTGTGCAAAACAATGTCCAGTAGATGCAATTGAAGGTGAGTTAAAACAAGTGCATAAAGTATTAGAAGATAAATGTATCGGTTGTGGTGCCTGTGCAGAAAAATGTCCTAAGAAAACAATTGTTATGAAATAA
- the mreD gene encoding rod shape-determining protein MreD, with translation MKLFTVFMIMIVNFFIQSTWLQHFRLLDIIPNTTLIIVVVFSILWGKKKGATIGFFAGMLQDILLGSMIGANALVYMLVGYNIGIFEKNIYKDNHITPVLFTIAGTVSYHLLYYVIMYLTKHTFDFVFIFRKVVLIEMIYNSIVSIFIYRWIYKITQYPYMKAKIR, from the coding sequence ATGAAACTGTTTACAGTTTTTATGATTATGATTGTTAATTTTTTCATACAATCTACCTGGCTACAACATTTTAGGCTTTTAGATATTATACCCAATACTACATTGATTATTGTAGTAGTATTTTCTATTTTATGGGGAAAAAAGAAAGGTGCTACAATTGGATTCTTTGCAGGAATGCTTCAAGACATTTTATTGGGAAGTATGATTGGAGCTAATGCTTTAGTTTATATGTTAGTGGGATACAATATTGGTATTTTTGAAAAAAATATATATAAAGATAATCATATTACACCTGTTTTATTTACTATTGCAGGGACTGTTTCCTATCATTTGTTGTATTATGTGATTATGTATCTTACAAAGCATACTTTTGATTTTGTTTTTATTTTTAGAAAAGTTGTGTTGATAGAGATGATTTATAATAGTATAGTATCTATTTTTATTTATAGATGGATCTATAAAATTACTCAATATCCTTATATGAAGGCGAAGATAAGGTGA
- the mreC gene encoding rod shape-determining protein MreC, whose product MIVTLVTIILIIIIGITLGGRERVSSPENMIGKIITPIQKIFYGTGRAIGDGVNSLFSFREISKENKELKKEVEKLNQKVIQLSLTKDELDELKTLQKALNYATEHAKYNYISASVTGKDLGNWFNMFTIDVGSNQGVVKGSTVMNGEGLIGRVFEVGDNWSKVITIVDNKSSVSFQVLRNSQYIGVVRGSIQEGEFRGSAQGDLTGYLIDPQAEVLVGDKLITSGLSTYEKGIPIGQIKKVVKKENELLKTILVEPEVNFKKIDKVFIIMP is encoded by the coding sequence ATGATAGTAACACTTGTTACTATCATTCTCATTATTATAATAGGCATAACATTAGGAGGAAGAGAAAGAGTATCTTCACCTGAGAATATGATTGGAAAAATTATTACACCTATTCAAAAAATCTTTTATGGTACTGGAAGAGCAATTGGAGATGGAGTGAATTCTTTATTTTCTTTTAGAGAAATTTCAAAAGAAAATAAAGAATTAAAAAAAGAAGTAGAAAAGCTCAATCAAAAGGTGATTCAATTATCTCTTACAAAAGATGAATTGGATGAACTAAAAACTCTTCAAAAAGCACTTAATTATGCAACAGAGCATGCAAAATATAACTATATATCTGCTAGTGTAACAGGAAAGGATTTAGGAAATTGGTTTAATATGTTTACTATTGATGTAGGTTCCAATCAAGGAGTTGTAAAAGGAAGTACGGTTATGAATGGGGAAGGATTAATTGGAAGAGTTTTTGAAGTGGGAGATAATTGGTCCAAGGTGATTACGATTGTGGATAATAAAAGCTCTGTAAGTTTTCAGGTTCTTAGGAATAGTCAATATATTGGAGTGGTGAGGGGAAGTATACAAGAAGGAGAATTTAGAGGAAGTGCACAAGGAGACCTTACAGGATATTTAATTGATCCTCAAGCAGAAGTACTAGTAGGAGATAAATTAATTACTTCAGGACTGAGCACATATGAAAAAGGGATTCCTATTGGACAAATTAAAAAAGTAGTAAAAAAGGAAAATGAGCTTTTAAAAACTATTTTGGTAGAACCAGAAGTAAATTTTAAAAAAATTGATAAAGTATTTATTATTATGCCATAA
- a CDS encoding NusG domain II-containing protein: MTKWDKVLIILVIFFAFGGMFWVKSLTIHEGQLYVIIEVEGKEYKKIALDANGKTQTFHIHTSYGNSVIEVDQDGARFIESDCKDQLCIKMGKITKSNQTSICLPNRISIKVVSKEQSEIDGISY, from the coding sequence ATGACAAAATGGGATAAAGTTTTGATAATTTTGGTTATTTTTTTTGCTTTTGGAGGGATGTTTTGGGTAAAATCTTTAACAATTCATGAGGGACAGTTATATGTCATTATTGAAGTAGAGGGAAAAGAATATAAAAAAATTGCCCTAGATGCTAATGGCAAAACTCAAACATTTCATATTCATACATCTTATGGAAATAGTGTCATTGAAGTGGATCAAGACGGGGCAAGGTTTATAGAATCTGATTGCAAAGATCAATTATGTATAAAAATGGGAAAAATTACAAAGAGTAATCAAACAAGCATATGTTTACCCAATAGAATATCTATTAAAGTAGTATCTAAAGAACAATCAGAAATAGATGGAATTAGTTATTAA
- a CDS encoding nucleoside triphosphate pyrophosphatase — MSKIILASSSPRRKDILSRFDIPFEVKTSSIEEKIYAGDTPKQVAMTLAFEKAIEVSKECEAGDIVIAADTIVVKNHILGKPKNYDDAFCMLKKLQNNIHFVITGIAVIQAHTYNKFVSYDQTKVKMKELTDGLIKRYIDTGEVWDKAGAYAIQGKGSVLIEWIEGDYFNVVGLPIGKLQSILSTYFHVDLM, encoded by the coding sequence TTGAGTAAAATCATATTGGCTTCATCTTCTCCTAGAAGAAAAGACATTCTTAGTAGGTTTGACATTCCTTTTGAGGTAAAAACATCATCAATAGAGGAAAAGATCTATGCAGGAGATACACCAAAACAAGTAGCTATGACTTTAGCTTTTGAAAAAGCTATAGAGGTTTCAAAAGAGTGTGAAGCAGGAGATATTGTTATTGCTGCAGATACTATTGTAGTAAAGAATCATATATTAGGAAAACCAAAAAACTATGATGATGCCTTTTGTATGTTAAAAAAATTACAAAATAATATACATTTTGTGATTACAGGTATTGCAGTTATACAAGCACATACTTATAATAAATTTGTAAGCTATGATCAAACAAAAGTGAAAATGAAAGAGTTGACAGATGGGTTGATTAAAAGGTATATTGATACAGGAGAAGTATGGGATAAGGCAGGGGCTTATGCTATACAAGGCAAAGGCTCTGTATTGATAGAATGGATTGAAGGAGATTATTTTAATGTAGTAGGGCTTCCAATAGGAAAGCTTCAAAGTATATTAAGCACATATTTTCACGTAGATCTTATGTAG
- the radC gene encoding RadC family protein, whose product MDAHISIREMAKTERPREKLLKWGVECLSNAELLAILIRTGTKDLSALDLAQKVLSIDQEGLRYLTNCTVEELSNIKGIGIAKACQILSSIELGKRLALSSSKEKYSITSPKDVSNILMEEMRYYKKEYFKTILLNTKNEILSIDNISIGSLNSSLVHPREVFVNAIKKSVASIILVHNHPSGNPKPSSEDINVTKRLIEAGKIIGIYILDHIIIGDGKYISLKESNMI is encoded by the coding sequence ATGGATGCGCATATTTCCATTAGGGAAATGGCGAAGACTGAACGCCCTAGAGAAAAATTATTAAAATGGGGAGTAGAATGTTTATCCAATGCAGAACTTTTGGCTATTTTAATTCGAACCGGTACAAAGGATTTGTCTGCTCTTGATTTAGCCCAGAAGGTATTATCTATAGATCAAGAAGGGTTAAGATACCTAACAAATTGTACTGTAGAAGAATTAAGTAATATTAAAGGAATAGGTATAGCAAAAGCATGTCAAATACTTTCTTCTATTGAACTTGGAAAAAGGCTTGCCTTGAGTAGTTCGAAAGAAAAATATAGTATCACATCGCCAAAGGATGTTTCAAATATACTAATGGAAGAGATGAGATATTATAAAAAAGAATATTTTAAAACGATTCTTTTGAATACGAAAAATGAAATATTGAGTATAGACAATATCTCTATAGGAAGTTTGAATAGTTCATTAGTTCATCCAAGGGAAGTATTTGTAAATGCCATAAAAAAAAGTGTTGCATCTATTATATTAGTTCACAATCATCCTAGTGGAAATCCAAAACCTAGCAGTGAAGATATAAATGTTACAAAAAGATTGATAGAAGCAGGAAAAATTATAGGTATTTACATTTTAGATCATATCATTATTGGAGATGGAAAATATATAAGTTTAAAAGAAAGTAATATGATATAA
- a CDS encoding rod shape-determining protein, producing MAMFNFFSKDMGIDLGTANTLVYVRGRGIVVREPSVVAIQEDTKEVLAVGQEAKQMIGRTPGNIIAIRPLKDGVIADFDITQSMLKYFIKRAYPKKSLLFAPRVVVGVPSGVTEVERRSVEEAAIQAGAREAYLIEEPMAAAIGAGLPVEEPTGSMVVDIGGGTTEIAIISLGGIVTSRSVRIGGDEFDESIVQYIKKEYSLMIGERTAEEIKVTVGSAFPKLKEDKMSIRGRDLVSGLPKTLTISSTEILEALHEPINAIIEAIKYTLEKTPPELASDIMELGIMLTGGGAMLDGFDKLVRKETGMPVHIAEEALDCVALGTGKTIEEIETLKRVLISSKRHR from the coding sequence ATGGCAATGTTTAATTTCTTTTCAAAGGATATGGGAATAGATCTAGGAACAGCAAATACACTTGTATATGTAAGAGGAAGAGGAATCGTAGTAAGAGAACCTTCTGTAGTTGCTATACAAGAAGATACAAAGGAAGTTTTAGCTGTGGGACAAGAGGCAAAACAAATGATAGGAAGAACTCCAGGAAATATCATTGCAATTAGACCACTAAAAGATGGTGTAATTGCTGATTTTGATATTACGCAAAGTATGCTAAAATACTTTATTAAAAGAGCATATCCTAAAAAATCTCTTTTATTTGCACCTAGAGTAGTAGTAGGAGTTCCATCAGGAGTAACGGAAGTAGAAAGAAGATCTGTGGAAGAAGCAGCAATTCAAGCAGGGGCAAGAGAAGCTTATTTAATCGAAGAACCAATGGCTGCTGCTATTGGAGCAGGACTTCCAGTTGAGGAGCCTACAGGAAGTATGGTAGTAGATATTGGAGGAGGAACTACAGAGATTGCTATTATTTCACTAGGAGGAATTGTAACTAGTAGATCTGTAAGAATTGGTGGAGATGAGTTTGATGAATCCATTGTACAGTATATCAAAAAAGAATATAGCTTAATGATTGGAGAAAGAACAGCTGAAGAAATAAAAGTAACAGTAGGATCAGCCTTTCCCAAATTAAAAGAAGATAAAATGTCTATTAGAGGAAGAGATTTAGTTTCTGGTCTTCCAAAAACCCTTACTATATCTTCTACTGAAATTTTAGAAGCACTACATGAGCCGATTAATGCAATTATTGAGGCAATTAAATATACACTTGAAAAGACTCCACCAGAATTAGCATCAGATATTATGGAATTAGGAATTATGCTTACAGGTGGTGGAGCTATGCTAGATGGATTTGATAAGCTTGTTCGTAAAGAAACAGGCATGCCTGTTCATATTGCAGAAGAAGCGCTAGATTGTGTGGCTTTAGGAACAGGAAAAACCATTGAGGAAATTGAAACTTTAAAAAGAGTATTAATTTCTTCCAAAAGACATAGATAA
- the rsxE gene encoding electron transport complex subunit RsxE produces MNLGKIFMTGILFENPTFIQMLGMCPTLAVTTSAENGVGMGLATTAVLLGSNVVISLLKKVIPSKIRIPAFVVVIATFVTVVGLMLKAFVPALDASLGLFIPLIVVNCIILGRAEAFASKNSVIASAVDGIGMGLGFTISLTILGSVREILGAGSIFGHAIFGASYQPALIMILPPGAFLALALLLVLLRFIQSKKANQN; encoded by the coding sequence ATGAATTTAGGAAAAATATTTATGACGGGGATTTTATTTGAAAATCCAACTTTTATACAAATGTTAGGAATGTGTCCAACACTAGCTGTTACTACTTCAGCTGAAAATGGTGTAGGAATGGGACTTGCAACAACTGCTGTATTATTAGGATCAAACGTTGTAATTTCATTATTAAAAAAGGTTATACCTAGTAAGATTCGTATACCAGCATTCGTTGTTGTTATTGCGACATTCGTGACAGTAGTAGGTCTAATGTTAAAAGCCTTTGTTCCAGCATTAGATGCTTCATTAGGACTTTTTATTCCATTAATTGTTGTTAACTGTATCATTTTAGGAAGAGCAGAAGCTTTTGCTTCTAAAAACTCTGTAATTGCTTCAGCTGTAGATGGTATTGGTATGGGACTTGGATTTACTATATCCCTTACTATTTTAGGAAGTGTAAGAGAAATATTAGGAGCAGGTTCTATATTTGGGCATGCTATATTTGGAGCTTCTTATCAACCAGCTTTAATTATGATTCTTCCTCCTGGTGCGTTCCTTGCATTAGCTTTATTACTAGTTCTTTTAAGATTTATTCAATCTAAGAAAGCAAATCAAAATTAA